The following are from one region of the Paenibacillus sp. KS-LC4 genome:
- a CDS encoding MMPL family transporter, protein MGVMLEKLGSVIAGRRTRWVTVIVWIVLAGALTMWLPAVGGQEKNNAPNLEADSPSVLADQLMKEKFPNGAGVPALVVWHRDAGLTDEDYALIQKTSQLLSEQPLPEQGELLPLHQMPAPALSKLASEDGGTLVQPITFAENTDTEVLRSNLEKIQELVKEAAGGMSPFDEATNGVDALSARISGPVGIQVDASALFKGADVSLLIATVLIVLILLLLIYRSPILAVVPIVGVGFAYLVTSPILGWLASEGWITVDAQAISIMTVLLFGAGTDYCLFFISHFRQELEREESKMTALKIAFRDASGAIAMSGFTVVLSLLALLAAKYGAYQRFAIPFSLSIFIMGIASLTLVPALLSIMGRASFFPFIPRTEGMQRLRAEKRGKSFRPRRQGSKLGTKVGSLVVAKPWTVVIASVIFLGALAGFAPQVKFTYDLLSSFPKNMPSREGFDTISTAFTPGQLAPVSVAVQTEGKPIELVASLSDMDLVNSVSEPIQSKEDPNLQYVQVTLNINPYSQEAMDLVPLLRGAAEEALDKAGVSGTESKVWVGGQTATQHDSQLLTDRDNKVIIPLVIGMILVLLIVYLRSIVAALYLIATVLLSFGSALGLGWLILHDGMGAEAIQGAIPLYAFVFLIALGEDYNIFMISSIWKKRAKMPLKQAIREGVAETGGVITSAGLILAATFAVLATLPIQVLVQFGVITAIGVLMDTFIVRPFLVPAITTLLGKRAFWPARTELVEAEKSKPGKQKQTV, encoded by the coding sequence ATGGGAGTAATGCTAGAGAAATTAGGAAGCGTCATTGCAGGCCGCCGTACGCGGTGGGTCACGGTAATCGTATGGATAGTGCTTGCGGGAGCGTTAACGATGTGGCTTCCGGCTGTTGGAGGACAAGAGAAAAATAATGCGCCCAACCTGGAAGCAGACAGCCCTTCCGTGCTTGCAGATCAATTAATGAAGGAAAAATTCCCAAATGGGGCAGGTGTGCCTGCCTTGGTTGTATGGCATAGGGATGCCGGTCTCACCGATGAAGATTATGCGCTCATTCAGAAAACGTCGCAGTTGCTTAGCGAGCAGCCGTTGCCAGAGCAAGGAGAGCTGCTGCCGCTGCATCAAATGCCGGCTCCTGCGCTTTCAAAGCTGGCGTCAGAAGACGGCGGCACGCTTGTTCAGCCGATTACATTCGCGGAAAATACGGATACGGAAGTTTTGCGCAGCAATTTGGAGAAAATTCAAGAGCTGGTTAAGGAAGCGGCTGGCGGCATGAGCCCGTTTGATGAGGCTACCAATGGCGTCGATGCGCTGAGTGCAAGGATCAGCGGTCCGGTGGGCATTCAGGTCGATGCATCAGCATTATTTAAAGGAGCGGACGTGTCGCTGCTAATTGCTACGGTGCTGATTGTACTCATCCTATTGCTGCTTATTTATCGGTCGCCGATTTTGGCGGTCGTTCCGATTGTAGGTGTAGGGTTCGCTTATTTGGTTACGAGCCCTATTCTCGGCTGGCTGGCCTCTGAGGGCTGGATTACAGTAGATGCCCAAGCCATTTCGATTATGACGGTACTGCTGTTTGGTGCAGGGACAGACTACTGCCTGTTCTTTATTTCGCATTTCCGCCAAGAGCTGGAGCGGGAAGAAAGTAAGATGACAGCGCTCAAAATTGCTTTTCGTGATGCTTCGGGAGCGATTGCAATGAGCGGCTTCACGGTCGTTCTGTCCTTGCTGGCACTGCTTGCGGCCAAATATGGTGCTTACCAGCGTTTTGCTATACCATTCAGCTTGTCGATTTTCATTATGGGTATTGCCAGCCTGACACTCGTGCCTGCGCTATTGTCGATTATGGGAAGAGCTTCCTTCTTCCCGTTCATTCCTCGCACCGAAGGTATGCAGCGGTTGCGTGCAGAGAAGCGCGGCAAGTCGTTTCGCCCGCGCCGTCAAGGCAGTAAGCTAGGCACAAAGGTGGGCAGCTTAGTCGTTGCGAAGCCTTGGACGGTTGTTATCGCGAGCGTTATTTTTCTCGGTGCGCTGGCAGGTTTTGCTCCACAGGTAAAGTTTACGTATGATTTATTGTCTTCCTTCCCGAAAAATATGCCGTCGCGTGAAGGCTTTGATACGATTTCCACCGCATTTACACCGGGGCAGCTTGCTCCCGTCAGTGTGGCTGTTCAAACAGAGGGCAAGCCAATTGAGCTTGTTGCCAGCCTTTCGGATATGGATCTCGTTAATTCGGTATCGGAGCCGATTCAAAGTAAAGAGGACCCGAATTTGCAGTACGTTCAAGTTACGCTAAATATTAACCCTTATTCACAGGAGGCTATGGATTTGGTTCCGCTGCTTCGCGGAGCGGCTGAGGAAGCCTTGGATAAAGCGGGGGTTTCAGGTACGGAGTCTAAAGTGTGGGTAGGCGGACAGACTGCAACGCAGCATGACTCACAGCTGTTGACCGATAGGGACAATAAGGTTATTATCCCGCTTGTAATTGGTATGATTTTAGTGCTGCTCATCGTCTATTTGCGCTCAATTGTTGCAGCTCTATATTTAATCGCCACCGTATTATTGTCATTCGGCTCTGCTTTAGGCCTCGGCTGGCTTATATTGCATGATGGAATGGGAGCGGAAGCCATTCAAGGAGCGATCCCGTTGTATGCGTTTGTATTCCTCATAGCCCTTGGCGAGGACTACAATATTTTCATGATTTCGAGCATTTGGAAGAAAAGAGCGAAAATGCCGCTTAAGCAAGCGATACGTGAAGGTGTAGCAGAGACTGGCGGCGTTATTACGTCCGCAGGTCTGATTCTGGCAGCTACGTTTGCGGTACTTGCGACGCTGCCGATTCAGGTATTGGTTCAGTTTGGCGTTATTACGGCGATTGGCGTTCTGATGGATACGTTCATCGTAAGACCGTTCCTCGTGCCAGCCATTACAACGCTGCTTGGCAAAAGAGCCTTCTGGCCTGCTAGAACAGAGCTTGTGGAGGCGGAAAAAAGCAAGCCTGGCAAGCAAAAACAAACCGTATAA
- a CDS encoding DUF3900 domain-containing protein yields the protein MDFIMEYLSFFVIVTEGEDSSSSKRYKHYQTLEEEDYEDSEIKRFLDGEFARIVKRKVERNPNSENAPTKIGRFMVEPGYELGSNQNYNLFQRLRDADSKERYIGIADELVHIYMDTSAVRGGAFIIARAKLNTYFDEPFLFLLKCDFEPKIARISDERNLISQVEMAISARSIKSIQYPHMPEEGILEHWELKIHQASHARYFEDFLKFVSYEKPLPEVMSDQLLDMVQQYMDDKWEGVTESAERHEEANAIEVWAHSEKRDIHEYWSQEQVSLASAALVEQKPDLPFTFKLDSVTVKGLLAEFGTALHFAKHNGRYVVVIEGDSFQFDKGMSPIELLQPPDLIELLPEIGTHKQESSAIADLQRYADDLANGSNDEGE from the coding sequence GTGGATTTTATAATGGAATATTTATCCTTCTTCGTCATTGTTACCGAGGGAGAGGACAGCAGCTCCTCCAAGCGGTACAAGCATTATCAGACGCTGGAGGAGGAGGACTATGAAGATAGTGAGATCAAGCGATTTTTGGACGGGGAATTTGCCCGCATCGTCAAGCGCAAAGTAGAGCGCAACCCGAATTCGGAAAATGCGCCGACTAAAATTGGCCGATTCATGGTCGAGCCCGGCTACGAGCTGGGCAGTAATCAAAACTATAATTTGTTCCAGCGGCTGCGTGATGCGGACAGCAAGGAACGCTATATCGGCATTGCTGATGAGCTGGTGCATATTTATATGGATACGAGCGCAGTGCGCGGCGGTGCTTTTATTATTGCAAGAGCGAAGCTGAACACTTATTTTGATGAACCTTTTTTATTCCTCTTAAAATGTGATTTTGAGCCAAAAATCGCTCGCATTTCCGATGAGCGCAATTTGATTTCGCAGGTGGAAATGGCGATTAGTGCCCGCAGCATCAAGTCGATTCAGTACCCGCATATGCCCGAGGAGGGCATACTTGAGCATTGGGAGCTGAAAATTCATCAGGCGTCTCATGCCCGCTATTTTGAGGATTTTCTGAAATTTGTCTCTTATGAGAAGCCGCTGCCAGAAGTGATGAGCGATCAGCTGCTGGACATGGTGCAGCAATATATGGATGACAAGTGGGAGGGCGTGACGGAGAGCGCCGAGCGCCACGAGGAAGCAAATGCGATTGAAGTATGGGCGCATAGCGAGAAACGCGATATTCATGAATACTGGTCACAGGAGCAGGTGTCATTGGCGTCGGCAGCGCTGGTAGAGCAAAAGCCGGATTTGCCATTCACATTCAAGCTGGATAGCGTAACCGTTAAGGGGCTGCTGGCGGAGTTTGGTACAGCGCTGCATTTTGCCAAGCATAATGGCCGTTATGTTGTCGTTATTGAGGGAGATTCATTCCAGTTTGATAAAGGGATGTCGCCAATCGAGCTATTGCAGCCGCCTGATTTAATTGAACTGCTGCCTGAGATCGGGACGCACAAGCAAGAGAGCAGCGCCATAGCGGATTTGCAGCGTTATGCGGATGACCTGGCAAATGGCTCGAATGACGAAGGCGAATAA
- a CDS encoding hemolysin family protein, whose protein sequence is MIWKLTVFVILLVFTAFFVATEFAVVRLRASRVHQMVAEGAKNAIAVEKVVNNLDGYLSACQLGITITALGLGWLGEPTIHEVLHPLLHHWGIVGDIADVLSFIVSFSLVTYLHVVLGELAPKTLAIIKSEQISQLTAPLIIWFYRLFFPFIWLLNGSANGLVRLVGFKPATEHEAHSEEEIRLIMSESYESGKINKSELSYVNRIFEFDERLAREIMVPRTDMVCLYSDKPHEENVATIKREQYTRFPVAQGSKDNIIGVINTKQFFMHYADQQTTEVSSLMQPVMFMPEVMPIKKLLRTMQTERVHMSILLDEYGGTSGLITIEDIIEEIVGEIRDEFDADEVKEIDQLGEGRFMVNGNALISEVNTATGSHLESEEVDSIGGWLFNRMPDLPVGEAWTFAELTFIIREKETHRIRKIEIVVG, encoded by the coding sequence ATGATTTGGAAGCTGACGGTATTTGTAATTTTGCTTGTGTTTACTGCTTTTTTTGTAGCGACAGAATTTGCTGTCGTCCGCTTGCGGGCAAGCCGTGTGCATCAAATGGTAGCGGAAGGCGCAAAAAACGCGATTGCGGTTGAGAAGGTTGTTAACAATTTGGATGGTTATTTGTCAGCCTGCCAGTTAGGGATTACGATTACAGCGCTCGGACTTGGTTGGCTCGGCGAGCCGACGATTCATGAGGTGCTGCATCCGCTGCTGCATCATTGGGGCATCGTAGGCGATATTGCCGATGTGCTGTCCTTCATCGTTTCCTTCAGCCTTGTGACCTACTTGCACGTCGTGCTTGGCGAGCTTGCGCCGAAGACGCTTGCCATTATTAAATCCGAGCAAATTAGCCAGCTTACAGCGCCGCTCATCATTTGGTTTTACCGGCTGTTTTTTCCGTTTATCTGGCTGCTGAATGGTTCAGCAAATGGGCTGGTGCGACTAGTCGGCTTTAAGCCGGCGACGGAGCATGAGGCGCATTCGGAGGAAGAAATCCGGCTTATTATGTCTGAAAGCTATGAAAGCGGCAAAATTAATAAAAGCGAGCTTAGCTATGTGAATCGCATATTTGAATTCGACGAGCGACTTGCCAGGGAAATTATGGTGCCGCGCACCGATATGGTGTGCCTGTACAGCGATAAGCCGCATGAGGAAAATGTCGCGACCATCAAGCGCGAGCAATATACAAGGTTTCCAGTGGCCCAAGGGAGCAAGGACAATATAATTGGCGTTATAAATACGAAGCAGTTTTTTATGCATTATGCGGATCAGCAGACGACCGAGGTAAGCTCGCTCATGCAGCCGGTCATGTTTATGCCGGAGGTTATGCCGATAAAGAAGCTGCTGCGGACGATGCAAACGGAACGGGTGCATATGTCGATTTTGCTCGATGAATATGGCGGCACTTCTGGGCTGATTACAATTGAAGACATTATTGAGGAAATCGTAGGCGAAATTCGTGATGAATTTGATGCGGACGAGGTGAAGGAAATTGACCAGCTTGGAGAGGGCAGGTTCATGGTGAACGGCAATGCGCTCATTAGCGAGGTGAATACAGCGACCGGCAGCCATTTAGAAAGCGAAGAGGTGGATTCGATTGGCGGCTGGCTATTCAACCGTATGCCGGACCTCCCTGTCGGGGAGGCCTGGACATTTGCGGAGCTGACATTCATCATTCGCGAGAAAGAGACGCATCGCATACGTAAAATCGAAATTGTCGTCGGCTGA
- a CDS encoding class I adenylate-forming enzyme family protein — translation MTIIERLFMEACDRKEHIIVQDLKQQWTYAEVMSEAYLIALYIKKNFDLESGSHLALYTNNEPFFITAALGIQFCGYVLVPVPYSASKTEIKNILNASDAKLVISKYVQPAHLNCDIPWVTAQDFSQEPMPAFEAISLTNQSDPNQCAILLPTSGTTGKSKIVMLSHRNVLTNALAHGEKVGYTDQDSFLVTMPVHFSSTIVTQLISCMLYGTRIKLISLPLLPRTAFKLFQNKAVTAFSAVPTQLMHFVSDFHQTTNWSAFDSIEFIVISGAAIPAKLVDHLQTIFPKADIIQTYGLTEASPRVSMMERGDRRLTCGSPISDVSIRLVDEEENEVEGAAVGEIWVKGPNVMLGYYKNPELTSDTMVNGWLKTGDLGYWNESRCLIITGRKKNIIISGGINIYPEEIEEFLYGLKEVEEVIIVGVHDDLLGEVPVAFLKVFEECSVDMDALTKYCNLHLSSYKVPRQWRIIDEIPKTKTGKLDRASTKRLLLNEQLNKITRGERKN, via the coding sequence ATGACCATCATTGAGCGTTTATTTATGGAAGCTTGTGATCGCAAAGAACATATTATCGTTCAAGATTTAAAGCAGCAATGGACTTACGCGGAGGTAATGTCAGAAGCATATTTGATTGCTTTATACATAAAGAAGAACTTTGATCTTGAGTCTGGAAGTCATCTTGCATTATATACAAATAATGAGCCCTTTTTCATTACGGCGGCGCTTGGCATTCAGTTCTGTGGTTATGTATTAGTACCGGTGCCTTATTCGGCATCCAAAACTGAGATAAAAAATATTTTAAATGCCAGTGACGCCAAACTGGTTATCAGCAAATATGTACAGCCTGCGCATTTAAATTGCGACATTCCTTGGGTAACCGCTCAGGATTTTTCGCAAGAGCCGATGCCTGCGTTTGAAGCGATCTCGTTAACGAATCAGTCCGATCCCAATCAATGTGCGATTCTCCTTCCTACATCGGGAACAACCGGAAAATCTAAAATCGTTATGTTATCCCATAGAAATGTATTAACGAATGCGTTGGCACATGGCGAAAAGGTGGGTTATACGGATCAAGATTCGTTTCTTGTAACGATGCCCGTTCATTTCAGTTCTACGATTGTCACGCAATTGATTTCTTGCATGCTTTATGGAACGCGAATTAAACTTATCAGCTTGCCCTTGCTGCCGCGCACAGCTTTTAAACTGTTTCAGAATAAGGCGGTCACGGCATTCTCAGCGGTGCCTACGCAATTGATGCATTTTGTTTCCGACTTTCATCAGACAACAAACTGGAGTGCCTTTGATTCAATTGAATTTATTGTAATTAGCGGTGCGGCGATTCCCGCGAAATTAGTAGACCATCTTCAGACCATATTTCCCAAAGCGGACATTATTCAAACCTATGGATTGACAGAAGCTTCTCCGCGGGTGAGCATGATGGAACGGGGAGACCGTCGCTTAACCTGTGGATCACCGATCAGTGACGTTTCTATTCGACTTGTTGACGAGGAAGAGAATGAGGTTGAAGGAGCAGCTGTCGGAGAAATTTGGGTCAAGGGCCCAAATGTGATGCTCGGTTATTACAAAAACCCAGAGTTAACGAGCGATACAATGGTTAATGGTTGGTTAAAGACAGGAGATTTGGGATATTGGAATGAATCAAGGTGTCTTATAATCACGGGCAGAAAGAAAAATATCATTATATCCGGCGGTATCAATATCTACCCGGAAGAAATCGAAGAGTTTTTATATGGCTTGAAAGAAGTTGAGGAAGTCATAATTGTTGGTGTGCACGATGATCTATTAGGCGAAGTGCCCGTCGCATTTCTGAAAGTTTTTGAAGAATGCTCGGTTGATATGGATGCGCTTACAAAGTATTGCAACTTGCATTTATCGTCGTATAAAGTGCCTAGACAATGGAGGATTATAGATGAAATTCCAAAAACAAAAACAGGCAAACTGGACAGGGCAAGTACGAAGCGTTTATTGCTAAATGAGCAACTTAATAAGATAACTAGGGGTGAACGGAAAAATTGA
- a CDS encoding TetR/AcrR family transcriptional regulator, which produces MGVNREKRKPGRPKGSSTAQTMDKILFTASYQFMELGFEKVSLDGVAKACGVTKASVYYYFNNKAVLFTEALLFVLNMAYQSTRKIITGPGELKERLLIVAERHMANAHVDFETMMREAASGLSEEQTLTIRAGESRLHELLADIFQEAMDKKELASGNPLLLAHAYTAMLSIRNRKNVVNDEASLKQTARELVDLFWHGAAPH; this is translated from the coding sequence ATGGGAGTTAATCGAGAAAAGCGCAAGCCTGGCCGTCCGAAAGGCAGCAGCACCGCTCAAACGATGGATAAAATTTTATTTACGGCATCTTATCAATTTATGGAGCTTGGCTTCGAAAAAGTGTCGCTCGACGGCGTGGCCAAAGCCTGCGGCGTTACAAAGGCAAGCGTCTACTATTATTTCAATAATAAAGCGGTGCTTTTTACCGAGGCGCTTTTGTTCGTCTTAAACATGGCTTATCAAAGTACGCGCAAAATCATTACCGGCCCTGGTGAGCTTAAGGAGCGGCTGCTTATTGTAGCTGAAAGGCATATGGCGAACGCCCATGTCGACTTTGAAACCATGATGCGCGAAGCGGCTTCAGGGCTCAGCGAGGAGCAGACGCTAACGATCCGTGCCGGTGAATCGCGGCTGCATGAGCTGCTCGCTGACATTTTTCAAGAGGCTATGGATAAAAAAGAGCTCGCTTCAGGCAATCCGCTGCTGCTTGCCCATGCCTATACCGCTATGCTGAGCATCCGCAACCGTAAAAATGTAGTCAACGACGAAGCTTCACTCAAGCAAACAGCACGTGAGCTTGTAGACCTGTTCTGGCATGGCGCCGCTCCCCATTAA
- a CDS encoding undecaprenyl-diphosphate phosphatase: MVDLLNAILMGIVEGLTEFLPVSSTGHLILLADLLNFTGDRAKTFEVVIQFGAVLAVLVLYRKRFLKLLNFNFSKSSGMNALHIALAMLPAGLIGVVFHGFIKQYLFSTTTVLVGLVAGGILMIAADRIKRKVTAEELDDLSYKQALAIGCFQVLALWPGFSRSGSTISGGMFFGASQKAAAEFTFIVSVPMMAGASGIDLIKSREFLTMADMPLFLIGFITAFIVALIAVVTFINLIKKLRLSWFAYYRFALAIAFAFIIL; encoded by the coding sequence ATGGTGGATTTATTAAATGCGATTCTAATGGGAATCGTGGAAGGCTTGACGGAGTTTCTACCTGTATCATCGACAGGGCATCTCATTTTACTCGCGGATTTACTTAACTTTACAGGAGACCGTGCAAAAACCTTTGAGGTCGTCATTCAATTTGGAGCGGTGCTTGCCGTACTGGTGCTTTATCGCAAAAGGTTCTTGAAGCTATTGAACTTCAACTTCTCCAAATCATCCGGGATGAACGCGCTGCATATCGCGCTGGCGATGCTTCCAGCAGGTCTTATCGGTGTTGTATTTCATGGATTTATTAAACAATATTTGTTCAGTACGACTACGGTACTGGTCGGTCTCGTCGCAGGCGGGATTCTGATGATCGCCGCTGACCGGATTAAGCGAAAAGTAACGGCTGAGGAGCTTGATGATCTATCGTACAAGCAAGCACTTGCGATCGGCTGTTTTCAGGTGCTGGCGCTTTGGCCTGGCTTCTCACGCTCAGGCTCAACGATATCGGGGGGGATGTTTTTCGGAGCAAGCCAAAAGGCTGCGGCGGAATTTACATTTATCGTATCGGTGCCGATGATGGCGGGAGCAAGCGGTATTGATCTGATTAAAAGCCGTGAATTTCTGACGATGGCGGATATGCCGCTGTTTCTCATTGGCTTCATTACTGCGTTTATCGTGGCGCTTATTGCTGTCGTTACCTTTATTAATTTAATCAAAAAGCTGCGTTTATCCTGGTTTGCTTACTACCGCTTTGCGCTTGCCATCGCGTTTGCTTTTATTATTTTGTAG
- a CDS encoding UDP-glucuronosyltransferase: MSKRKVTILCSGFGLGFYIPGLLAASDFEKRDIATEVLVFESYLEQDKMDHIADSRKAYHNNFALANLSARMPMDIRGSIDYAQVELLLEAWKAEERYEFISLSGHWVYILDLYREKMLPNQIHVDLLYVDSDLAPSWKSLKKFHPRYDEYYYNACLYDTDKMEIRCEIPVLHSTPLPFDSRKRRLVVHGGGWGMGTYQSKVPELVGHSYGLDIVAYDWKEAKPDPDHRYWMNDPKWCAWVKSESGLHEFPPYIEIAGEDTNSYAAKGYHHWLFDVASEAMAIVAKPGAGTLIDSLASATPLILLEPFGSHELSNLELWESLGFGIRYEKWREMDFSVEVLKEMHQAIMNRPGERINYVDHYCARVALMKG; this comes from the coding sequence ATGAGCAAGAGGAAAGTAACGATTCTATGCTCGGGTTTCGGTCTAGGTTTTTATATTCCCGGCCTATTAGCTGCAAGCGATTTCGAGAAAAGGGATATCGCGACGGAAGTGCTCGTGTTCGAAAGCTATTTGGAGCAAGACAAGATGGATCATATTGCAGACAGCAGGAAGGCTTACCACAATAATTTCGCACTTGCCAATTTATCAGCCCGAATGCCGATGGATATCCGGGGCAGCATTGATTATGCCCAGGTCGAGCTATTGCTGGAGGCGTGGAAGGCGGAAGAACGGTACGAATTCATATCGCTATCCGGACACTGGGTCTACATACTGGATTTGTACAGGGAGAAGATGCTACCGAATCAAATTCATGTAGACCTGCTCTATGTCGATTCGGATCTGGCCCCGTCTTGGAAGAGCCTGAAGAAATTTCATCCTCGCTATGACGAGTATTATTACAATGCCTGTCTCTATGACACCGACAAGATGGAGATTCGATGCGAAATCCCGGTTCTGCATAGTACGCCGCTGCCCTTCGACTCGAGGAAGCGGAGGCTTGTTGTTCATGGCGGCGGCTGGGGGATGGGCACCTATCAAAGTAAAGTTCCAGAGCTTGTCGGCCATAGCTATGGGCTTGATATCGTAGCTTACGATTGGAAGGAAGCGAAGCCTGATCCCGATCACCGATATTGGATGAACGATCCAAAATGGTGTGCATGGGTGAAGAGCGAGAGCGGCCTGCACGAGTTTCCGCCATACATTGAAATAGCGGGAGAAGACACGAATTCATACGCCGCTAAGGGTTATCATCATTGGTTATTCGACGTCGCTTCGGAGGCGATGGCTATTGTGGCCAAGCCGGGAGCAGGCACATTAATCGACTCGCTTGCATCCGCAACCCCTCTTATTCTGCTGGAGCCGTTCGGAAGTCACGAGCTTAGCAATTTGGAATTGTGGGAGTCGCTTGGGTTCGGAATACGCTATGAGAAGTGGCGGGAGATGGATTTTTCCGTAGAGGTCCTTAAGGAGATGCATCAAGCGATCATGAACAGACCCGGAGAACGGATAAATTATGTGGATCATTATTGTGCAAGAGTTGCGTTAATGAAGGGGTAA
- a CDS encoding acyl carrier protein: protein MSRSIEFILKDEIFAELEIEYPDDHDTNLLDQGIDSVGFIKLIVSMESKFNITIPDEDLLFEKFSTAGLILNYLTEKTIS from the coding sequence ATGTCTCGATCAATTGAATTTATCTTGAAAGATGAAATTTTTGCTGAGCTTGAAATCGAGTATCCAGATGATCACGATACCAATTTGTTGGATCAAGGGATCGACTCGGTTGGCTTCATCAAGCTTATTGTTTCAATGGAATCGAAGTTTAACATCACGATCCCTGATGAGGATCTATTGTTTGAAAAGTTCTCCACGGCTGGATTAATCCTTAATTATTTGACCGAGAAAACGATATCATAA
- a CDS encoding acyl carrier protein: MQEQIIVMISEIKDDAELANSLNEHSNIMEDGGLDSLQLITFVLKVEERFGIEIDFEQFDFNLMESVTTFCNYITELQKTASV, encoded by the coding sequence ATGCAAGAACAGATTATAGTGATGATAAGCGAAATCAAGGACGACGCTGAGCTGGCAAACAGCTTGAACGAGCATTCCAACATTATGGAAGACGGGGGATTGGACTCATTACAGCTAATTACTTTCGTATTAAAGGTGGAAGAGCGTTTCGGTATTGAAATCGATTTTGAGCAATTCGACTTCAATCTTATGGAGTCGGTCACAACCTTCTGCAATTATATCACGGAGCTACAGAAGACGGCATCTGTATGA
- a CDS encoding NAD-dependent epimerase/dehydratase family protein, producing MVVSQTLSKGGITIFIVLTGVAGFIGSNLAERLLREGHTVIGVDNFLTGSTVNIDNLLRSPNFKFIEHDVIYPLAIEGPVDWVMHFASPASPPKYLSYPIETMRVNSEGTMHLLHLAKEKQAAFFLASTSEIYGNPTVHPQPESYYGNVNSVGARSCYNEAKRYAEAITYWMNRKYGIPVRVIRIFNTFGPKMDLNDGRVITNFINEIMSKQNLTIYGDGRQTRSFQYIDDLLEGIVRLMSTTYEQPVNLGNPEEVTILEVAQILKWLMKSNAQIEFLPLPEDDPRRRKPDITISRTIMDWEPAISLHDALTRTIHYYQGQYTH from the coding sequence ATGGTGGTTTCACAAACCTTAAGCAAGGGGGGGATCACAATATTCATTGTATTAACAGGAGTCGCCGGCTTCATCGGTTCCAACCTTGCCGAGAGGCTGCTGCGGGAAGGCCATACCGTTATTGGTGTCGATAATTTTCTGACCGGGTCGACTGTCAACATAGACAATCTCCTACGGTCGCCAAATTTCAAGTTTATTGAGCATGACGTCATTTATCCGCTCGCAATTGAAGGCCCTGTCGATTGGGTAATGCATTTCGCAAGTCCTGCCAGCCCGCCCAAATATTTGTCCTATCCGATCGAAACGATGAGGGTCAACAGCGAAGGAACGATGCATCTGCTGCATCTGGCCAAAGAAAAGCAGGCTGCTTTCTTCTTGGCCTCAACAAGCGAGATCTACGGCAACCCAACCGTTCACCCTCAGCCGGAAAGCTACTATGGCAACGTGAACTCGGTTGGAGCAAGAAGCTGCTACAACGAAGCGAAGCGGTATGCAGAGGCAATCACCTACTGGATGAATAGGAAATACGGCATACCGGTTAGGGTCATTCGGATATTTAATACATTCGGCCCTAAGATGGATTTAAATGACGGACGCGTCATTACCAATTTCATTAATGAAATCATGTCAAAGCAAAATCTTACGATTTATGGCGACGGCAGACAAACGAGAAGCTTTCAGTATATTGACGATTTGCTGGAAGGGATTGTGAGACTGATGAGCACCACGTATGAACAACCAGTCAATTTGGGGAATCCGGAGGAAGTCACCATACTTGAGGTCGCCCAAATACTGAAGTGGCTAATGAAGTCCAACGCGCAGATCGAGTTTCTCCCGCTGCCAGAAGATGATCCGAGGAGAAGGAAGCCGGATATTACCATTTCAAGGACGATTATGGACTGGGAACCGGCGATAAGTTTGCATGATGCACTCACTAGAACGATCCATTATTATCAGGGTCAATATACCCATTAA
- a CDS encoding Lin0512 family protein — protein sequence MEKLLFIEIGMGCDLHGQDVTKAAVRAVQNAIHHNSMPGLLGILPGGTLDAMKVRVRLAVPCDKELLDIEQVKAVLPYGTVSVEVVDGGMLTTSGIVLPDKADRNDLIYIVNASVEVGY from the coding sequence ATGGAAAAGCTGCTGTTTATTGAAATTGGTATGGGCTGCGACCTGCATGGTCAAGACGTTACGAAGGCGGCGGTACGGGCTGTGCAAAATGCGATACATCACAATTCTATGCCGGGTTTGCTTGGCATTTTGCCTGGCGGAACGCTGGATGCGATGAAGGTTAGGGTGCGGCTTGCTGTTCCATGCGACAAGGAGCTGCTGGATATTGAGCAAGTGAAAGCAGTGCTTCCTTATGGTACGGTGAGTGTTGAGGTTGTAGACGGCGGTATGCTGACGACAAGCGGTATTGTGCTTCCAGACAAAGCGGATCGCAATGATTTGATTTATATTGTCAATGCTTCGGTTGAGGTAGGGTATTAG